One Cucumis sativus cultivar 9930 chromosome 1, Cucumber_9930_V3, whole genome shotgun sequence DNA segment encodes these proteins:
- the LOC105435152 gene encoding G-type lectin S-receptor-like serine/threonine-protein kinase At4g27290, protein MGKLIWRFSVSIFLFFWMTMAFLSRKSLAIDSIKAGESINGNTQILVSAQQKFVLGIFNPKDSKFGYLGIWYKNIPQTVVWVANRDSPLVDSSARLTLKGQSLVLENESDGILWSPTSSKFLKDPIAQLLDNGNLVIRESGSEHYVWQSFDYPSDNLLPGMKVGWDLKTRMNWKLTSWKSSNDPSSGDFTYGMDPAGLPQLETRRGNVTTYRGGPWFGRRFSGTTPFRDTAIHSPRFNYSAEGAFYSYESAKDLTVRYALSAEGKFEQFYWMDDVNDWYLLYELPGDACDYYGLCGNFGVCTFSTIPRCDCIHGYQPKSPDDWNKRRWIGGCVIRDNQTCKNGEGFKRISNVKLPDSSGDLVNVNMSIHDCKAACLSNCSCLAYGMMELSTGGCGCLTWFNKLVDIRILPDNGQDIYVRLAASELESDKRKLTVVLCLSVASLISFLIFVACFIFWRRRTIKGNEVQSHENEAEMPLYDFSMLVNATNDFSLSNKIGEGGFGPVYKGVLPCGQEIAVKRQAEGSSQGQTELRNEVLLISKLQHRNLVKLLGFCIHQQETLLVYEYMPNKSLDYFLFDNRKRCLLNWKKRLDIIIGIARGLLYLHRDSRLIIIHRDLKVSNILLDNEMNPKISDFGMARMFGEDQAMTRTKRVVGTYGYMSPEYAIDGYFSMKSDIFSFGVILLEIVSGKKNRGFFHPDHQLNLLGHAWKLWYEGNGLELMDETLKDQFQKCDAVRCIQVGLLCVQENPDERPAMWSVLSMLESENMVLSVPKQPGFYTERMISNTHKLRAESSCTSNEVTVTLLDGR, encoded by the exons ATGGGAAAACTGATATGGAGATTCAGTGTTTcgatttttctgtttttctggATGACCATGGCTTTTTTATCAAGAAAATCATTGGCAATTGATAGCATAAAAGCAGGGGAATCCATCAATGGAAATACCCAGATTTTAGTTTCAGCTCAACAGAAGTTCGTGCTGGGAATTTTCAATCCTAAAGACTCCAAATTTGGTTACTTGGGAATATGGTACAAGAACATCCCACAAACAGTTGTGTGGGTAGCAAACAGAGACAGCCCACTTGTAGATTCCTCTGCCAGATTAACACTCAAAGGACAAAGCCTGGTTCTTGAGAATGAAAGCGATGGAATTCTATGGTCTCCCACTTCTTCAAAATTCCTGAAAGATCCAATAGCTCAACTACTTGATAATGGTAATTTGGTTATAAGAGAATCTGGGTCTGAACATTATGTGTGGCAGAGTTTTGATTACCCTTCTGATAATCTGTTACCTGGCATGAAAGTGGGTTGGGACTTGAAAACCAGGATGAACTGGAAGTTAACGTCATGGAAAAGCTCGAATGATCCGTCTTCAGGGGATTTCACTTATGGTATGGACCCTGCTGGGCTTCCCCAGCTTGAAACTCGCAGAGGAAATGTAACAACATACAGGGGTGGCCCATGGTTCGGTAGGAGGTTTAGTGGCACTACCCCTTTTAGAGATACAGCTATTCATTCTCCACGGTTCAATTATAGTGCGGAAGGAGCATTCTATTCATACGAGTCTGCAAAAGATCTTACTGTAAGATATGCACTGAGCGCAGAAGGGAAATTCGAACAATTTTATTGGATGGATGATGTAAATGATTGGTACCTTCTGTATGAATTACCGGGAGATGCCTGCGATTACTACGGACTCTGCGGAAATTTTGGTGTTTGTACATTTTCTACCATACCGCGCTGCGATTGCATTCATGGGTATCAACCAAAATCGCCAGACGATTGGAATAAGCGTCGCTGGATAGGAGGCTGCGTTATAAGGGACAATCAAACCTGCAAAAATGGAGAGGGGTTTAAAAGAATCAGCAATGTAAAATTGCCAGATTCTTCAGGGGATTTGGTGAATGTTAATATGAGCATTCATGACTGCAAAGCGGCGTGCTTGAGTAATTGCTCTTGCTTGGCCTATGGAATGATGGAGCTTTCCACAGGAGGATGTGGTTGCCTCACATGGTTTAATAAGTTGGTGGATATTAGAATCCTTCCTGATAATGGGCAGGATATCTATGTGAGGTTGGCTGCTTCAGAATTAG AATCGGATAAAAGGAAGCTTACAGTTGTGCTTTGTCTGTCTGTTGCGTCACTGATAAGCTTCTTGATTTTTGTTGCTTGCTTTATCTTTTGGCGTAGAAGGACGATTAAGG GTAATGAGGTTCAGTCTCATGAAAACGAAGCTGAGATGCCACTTTATGATTTTTCCATGCTCGTAAATGCCACAAatgatttttctctctcaaataaGATTGGGGAAGGTGGTTTCGGACCCGTCTACAAa GGAGTGCTTCCATGTGGACAAGAAATTGCAGTAAAAAGACAGGCAGAGGGTTCAAGCCAAGGGCAAACGGAGCTAAGAAACGAGGTTCTATTGATCTCCAAACTCCAACATCGTAATCTTGTCAAGCTGCTTGGTTTTTGCATTCATCAACAAGAAACATTGCTGGTCTATGAATATATGCCCAACAAAAGTCTTGACTATTTTCTCTTTG ATAACAGGAAGAGATGTTTACTTAATTGGAAAAAGAGGTTGGATATTATAATTGGAATAGCTCGAGGTCTTCTCTATCTCCACCGAGATTCGAGGCTTATAATTATACATAGGGATCTCAAAGTGAGTAACATCTTACTGGATAACGAAAtgaatccaaaaatttcaGACTTTGGTATGGCTCGCATGTTTGGTGAAGACCAAGCTATGACACGAACCAAAAGAGTTGTTGGGACCTA TGGGTATATGTCTCCTGAATATGCAATCGACGGatatttttcaatgaaatCAGATATCTTCAGCTTTGGAgttattcttttagaaatagtCAGTGGTAAGAAGAATAGAGGCTTCTTCCATCCCGACCATCAACTAAATCTTCTTGGACAT GCATGGAAACTGTGGTATGAAGGCAATGGTTTGGAATTAATGGATGAAACGTTGAAAGATCAGTTCCAAAAGTGTGATGCAGTACGATGCATTCAAGTAGGACTACTGTGCGTTCAAGAGAATCCTGATGAAAGACCAGCCATGTGGTCAGTACTATCAATGTTAGAGAGTGAAAATATGGTATTATCTGTACCTAAACAACCTGGATTTTACACAGAAAGAATGATTTCTAATACCCATAAATTACGAGCTGAGAGCTCTTGTACTTCCAATGAAGTGACCGTCACACTGCTGGATGGTCGTTAG
- the LOC105434437 gene encoding G-type lectin S-receptor-like serine/threonine-protein kinase At4g27290 isoform X1 has product MRELISKCKLLAFLFLLTTIALFPTKSHGKDSIKAGESINGSTQILVSAKQNFVLGIFTPQGSKFQYLGIWFNNIPQTIVWVANRDNPLVNSSGKLEFRRGNIVLLNETDGILWSSISPGTPKDPVAQLLDTGNWVVRESGSEDYVWQSFNYPSDTLLPGMKLGWSSKTGLNRKLRSWKSLNDPSFGDFTYSVDLNGLPQLVTREGLIITYRGGPWYGNRFSGSAPLRDTAVYSPKFVYSADEVTYSIVTTSSLIVKLGLDAAGILHQMYWDDGRKDWYPLYTLPGDRCDDYGLCGDFGICTFSLTPQCNCMVGFEPKSPDDWKRFRWSDGCVRKDNQICRNGEGFKRIRSVKLPDSSGYLVNVNTSIDDCEVACLNNCSCLAYGIMELSTGGYGCVTWFQKLIDARFVPENGQDIYVRVAASELDSSNRKVVIAVSVSVASLIGFLVLVVCFILWRRRKVKVTAGKVQSQENEVEMPLYDFTTIEIATNHFSFSNKIGEGGFGPVYKGKLPCGQEIAVKRLAEGSGQGQSEFKNEILLISQLQHRNLVKLLGFCIHHEETLLIYEYMPNKSLDYFLFDGEGRSLLNWQKRLDIIIGIARGLLYLHRDSRLRIIHRDLKVSNILLDNEMNPKISDFGMARMFPEDQTMTKTQRVVGTFGYMSPEYALDGCFSLKSDVFSFGVILLEIISGKKNRGFFHTDHQLNLLGHAWKLWDEGNPLELMDATLKDQFQPSEALRCIQVGLLCVQQDPNERPTMWSVLSMLESENMLLSHPQRPGFYTERMVLKTDKSSTDISSSNEVTVTLLHGR; this is encoded by the exons ATGAGAGAACTGATTAGCAAGTGCAAGCTtttggcttttctttttctcctgaCGACCATAGCTCTGTTTCCAACGAAATCACATGGAAAAGACAGCATAAAAGCAGGGGAATCCATCAATGGTAGTACCCAGATTTTAGTTTCAGCAAAACAGAACTTTGTATTGGGAATCTTCACTCCCCAAGGCTCCAAGTTTCAGTATTTGGGAATATGGTTCAACAACATCCCACAAACTATCGTGTGGGTCGCAAACAGAGACAACCCACTTGTAAATTCCTCTGGAAAGTTAGAATTCAGAAGAGGAAATATTGTTCTTCTCAACGAAACAGATGGAATTTTATGGTCTTCCATTTCTCCAGGAACACCGAAAGATCCAGTAGCTCAACTGTTAGATACAGGTAATTGGGTGGTAAGAGAATCTGGGTCTGAAGATTATGTGTGGCAGAGTTTCAATTACCCCTCCGATACTCTGTTACCGGGCATGAAACTGGGTTGGAGCTCCAAAACTGGCCTGAACCGGAAGTTAAGATCGTGGAAGAGCTTGAACGATCCGTCGTTTGGCGATTTCACATACAGTGTGGACCTAAATGGACTTCCCCAATTAGTAACTCGCGAAGGACTCATCATAACGTACCGGGGCGGCCCATGGTACGGTAATAGGTTTAGCGGTAGTGCTCCTCTCAGAGATACTGCAGTTTATTCACCAAAGTTTGTTTATTCCGCCGACGAAGTAACTTATTCAATCGTTACGACGAGTAGTCTCATTGTAAAGCTTGGATTGGACGCAGCTGGAATATTGCATCAAATGTATTGGGATGATGGTAGAAAAGATTGGTATCCTCTGTATACATTGCCAGGGGATCGTTGCGATGACTATGGTCTATGCGGGGATTTTGGTATTTGTACATTTTCCCTTACTCCGCAATGCAATTGTATGGTTGGGTTTGAACCTAAATCCCCTGATGATTGGAAAAGGTTTAGATGGTCAGATGGGTGCGTTAGAAAGGACAATCAAATTTGCAGAAATGGAGAAGGGTTTAAAAGAATACGTAGTGTGAAATTGCCAGATTCTTCAGGGTATTTGGTGAATGTTAATACAAGCATTGATGATTGTGAGGTGGCGTGTTTAAACAACTGTTCTTGCTTGGCCTATGGAATTATGGAGCTTTCTACAGGCGGCTATGGCTGTGTCACTTGGTTTCAGAAATTGATTGATGCTAGATTTGTTCCTGAAAATGGGCAGGATATCTATGTGAGAGTGGCAGCTTCTGAATTAG ACTCGAGCAATAGGAAGGTTGTAATTGCTGTTAGTGTGTCTGTGGCTTCATTGATTGGCTTCTTGGTTTTAGTGGTTTGTTTTATCCTGTGGCGTAGAAGGAAAGTTAAAG TCACTGCAGGTAAGGTTCAAAGTCAAGAGAATGAAGTTGAGATGCCACTCTATGATTTTACAACGATTGAGATTGCcacaaatcatttttctttttccaataaGATAGGGGAAGGTGGTTTTGGTCCTGTATACAAG GGAAAGCTTCCATGTGGACAAGAAATTGCAGTAAAAAGGTTGGCAGAGGGATCCGGTCAAGGACAAAGCGAGTTCAAGAATGagattttattgatttctcAACTTCAACATCGAAATCTTGTCAAGCTACTTGGTTTCTGCATTCATCATGAAGAAACATTACTGATTTATGAATACATGCCAAACAAAAGTCTAGACTACTTCCTCTTTG ATGGTGAGGGGCGATCTTTACTCAATTGGCAAAAGAGATTGGACATTATTATTGGAATAGCTCGAGGACTTCTTTATCTTCACAGAGATTCTAGGCTCAGAATCATACATCGAGATCTTAAAGTGAGTAATATATTACTAGATAATGAAATGAATCCAAAGATTTCAGATTTTGGAATGGCACGTATGTTTCCTGAGGACCAAACTATGACAAAAACGCAAAGAGTTGTTGGGACCTT TGGCTATATGTCTCCCGAATATGCACTCGATGGATGTTTTTCGTTGAAATCTGATGTATTCAGCTTTGGAGTTATTCTTTTGGAAATAATAAGTGGTAAGAAGAATAGAGGGTTCTTCCATACAGATCATCAACTTAATCTTCTTGGACAT GCATGGAAGCTTTGGGACGAAGGGAATCCTTTGGAATTAATGGATGCAACATTGAAAGATCAATTCCAACCTTCTGAAGCACTGAGATGCATTCAAGTAGGGCTTCTATGCGTTCAACAGGATCCAAATGAGAGACCAACTATGTGGTCTGTTCTTTCGATGCTAGAAAgtgaaaatatgttattatcTCATCCTCAACGACCTGGATTTTACACTGAACGAATGGTTTTGAAGACGGATAAATCGTCCACTGATATCTCTTCTTCCAATGAAGTAACCGTTACATTACTACATGGTCgttag
- the LOC105434437 gene encoding G-type lectin S-receptor-like serine/threonine-protein kinase At4g27290 isoform X2, translating to MRELISKCKLLAFLFLLTTIALFPTKSHGKDSIKAGESINGSTQILVSAKQNFVLGIFTPQGSKFQYLGIWFNNIPQTIVWVANRDNPLVNSSGKLEFRRGNIVLLNETDGILWSSISPGTPKDPVAQLLDTGNWVVRESGSEDYVWQSFNYPSDTLLPGMKLGWSSKTGLNRKLRSWKSLNDPSFGDFTYSVDLNGLPQLVTREGLIITYRGGPWYGNRFSGSAPLRDTAVYSPKFVYSADEVTYSIVTTSSLIVKLGLDAAGILHQMYWDDGRKDWYPLYTLPGDRCDDYGLCGDFGICTFSLTPQCNCMVGFEPKSPDDWKRFRWSDGCVRKDNQICRNGEGFKRIRSVKLPDSSGYLVNVNTSIDDCEVACLNNCSCLAYGIMELSTGGYGCVTWFQKLIDARFVPENGQDIYVRVAASELDSSNRKVVIAVSVSVASLIGFLVLVVCFILWRRRKVKGKVQSQENEVEMPLYDFTTIEIATNHFSFSNKIGEGGFGPVYKGKLPCGQEIAVKRLAEGSGQGQSEFKNEILLISQLQHRNLVKLLGFCIHHEETLLIYEYMPNKSLDYFLFDGEGRSLLNWQKRLDIIIGIARGLLYLHRDSRLRIIHRDLKVSNILLDNEMNPKISDFGMARMFPEDQTMTKTQRVVGTFGYMSPEYALDGCFSLKSDVFSFGVILLEIISGKKNRGFFHTDHQLNLLGHAWKLWDEGNPLELMDATLKDQFQPSEALRCIQVGLLCVQQDPNERPTMWSVLSMLESENMLLSHPQRPGFYTERMVLKTDKSSTDISSSNEVTVTLLHGR from the exons ATGAGAGAACTGATTAGCAAGTGCAAGCTtttggcttttctttttctcctgaCGACCATAGCTCTGTTTCCAACGAAATCACATGGAAAAGACAGCATAAAAGCAGGGGAATCCATCAATGGTAGTACCCAGATTTTAGTTTCAGCAAAACAGAACTTTGTATTGGGAATCTTCACTCCCCAAGGCTCCAAGTTTCAGTATTTGGGAATATGGTTCAACAACATCCCACAAACTATCGTGTGGGTCGCAAACAGAGACAACCCACTTGTAAATTCCTCTGGAAAGTTAGAATTCAGAAGAGGAAATATTGTTCTTCTCAACGAAACAGATGGAATTTTATGGTCTTCCATTTCTCCAGGAACACCGAAAGATCCAGTAGCTCAACTGTTAGATACAGGTAATTGGGTGGTAAGAGAATCTGGGTCTGAAGATTATGTGTGGCAGAGTTTCAATTACCCCTCCGATACTCTGTTACCGGGCATGAAACTGGGTTGGAGCTCCAAAACTGGCCTGAACCGGAAGTTAAGATCGTGGAAGAGCTTGAACGATCCGTCGTTTGGCGATTTCACATACAGTGTGGACCTAAATGGACTTCCCCAATTAGTAACTCGCGAAGGACTCATCATAACGTACCGGGGCGGCCCATGGTACGGTAATAGGTTTAGCGGTAGTGCTCCTCTCAGAGATACTGCAGTTTATTCACCAAAGTTTGTTTATTCCGCCGACGAAGTAACTTATTCAATCGTTACGACGAGTAGTCTCATTGTAAAGCTTGGATTGGACGCAGCTGGAATATTGCATCAAATGTATTGGGATGATGGTAGAAAAGATTGGTATCCTCTGTATACATTGCCAGGGGATCGTTGCGATGACTATGGTCTATGCGGGGATTTTGGTATTTGTACATTTTCCCTTACTCCGCAATGCAATTGTATGGTTGGGTTTGAACCTAAATCCCCTGATGATTGGAAAAGGTTTAGATGGTCAGATGGGTGCGTTAGAAAGGACAATCAAATTTGCAGAAATGGAGAAGGGTTTAAAAGAATACGTAGTGTGAAATTGCCAGATTCTTCAGGGTATTTGGTGAATGTTAATACAAGCATTGATGATTGTGAGGTGGCGTGTTTAAACAACTGTTCTTGCTTGGCCTATGGAATTATGGAGCTTTCTACAGGCGGCTATGGCTGTGTCACTTGGTTTCAGAAATTGATTGATGCTAGATTTGTTCCTGAAAATGGGCAGGATATCTATGTGAGAGTGGCAGCTTCTGAATTAG ACTCGAGCAATAGGAAGGTTGTAATTGCTGTTAGTGTGTCTGTGGCTTCATTGATTGGCTTCTTGGTTTTAGTGGTTTGTTTTATCCTGTGGCGTAGAAGGAAAGTTAAAG GTAAGGTTCAAAGTCAAGAGAATGAAGTTGAGATGCCACTCTATGATTTTACAACGATTGAGATTGCcacaaatcatttttctttttccaataaGATAGGGGAAGGTGGTTTTGGTCCTGTATACAAG GGAAAGCTTCCATGTGGACAAGAAATTGCAGTAAAAAGGTTGGCAGAGGGATCCGGTCAAGGACAAAGCGAGTTCAAGAATGagattttattgatttctcAACTTCAACATCGAAATCTTGTCAAGCTACTTGGTTTCTGCATTCATCATGAAGAAACATTACTGATTTATGAATACATGCCAAACAAAAGTCTAGACTACTTCCTCTTTG ATGGTGAGGGGCGATCTTTACTCAATTGGCAAAAGAGATTGGACATTATTATTGGAATAGCTCGAGGACTTCTTTATCTTCACAGAGATTCTAGGCTCAGAATCATACATCGAGATCTTAAAGTGAGTAATATATTACTAGATAATGAAATGAATCCAAAGATTTCAGATTTTGGAATGGCACGTATGTTTCCTGAGGACCAAACTATGACAAAAACGCAAAGAGTTGTTGGGACCTT TGGCTATATGTCTCCCGAATATGCACTCGATGGATGTTTTTCGTTGAAATCTGATGTATTCAGCTTTGGAGTTATTCTTTTGGAAATAATAAGTGGTAAGAAGAATAGAGGGTTCTTCCATACAGATCATCAACTTAATCTTCTTGGACAT GCATGGAAGCTTTGGGACGAAGGGAATCCTTTGGAATTAATGGATGCAACATTGAAAGATCAATTCCAACCTTCTGAAGCACTGAGATGCATTCAAGTAGGGCTTCTATGCGTTCAACAGGATCCAAATGAGAGACCAACTATGTGGTCTGTTCTTTCGATGCTAGAAAgtgaaaatatgttattatcTCATCCTCAACGACCTGGATTTTACACTGAACGAATGGTTTTGAAGACGGATAAATCGTCCACTGATATCTCTTCTTCCAATGAAGTAACCGTTACATTACTACATGGTCgttag
- the LOC101214988 gene encoding receptor-like serine/threonine-protein kinase SD1-8 has protein sequence MMTSNHLFFLCLIPLFFGHSIAVDVLKVEQSINDTQTIVSAAEKFELGFFTQPKSSDFKYLGIWYKGLPDYVVWVANRDNPVLNSSATLIFNTHGNLILVNQTGDVFWSSNSTTAVQYPIAQLLDTGNFILRESNSGPQNYVWQSFDYPFDTLLPGMKLGWDSKTGLNRKLISRRSQTDPSSGDLSYGVNTYGLPQLVVWKGNQTMFRGGPWYGDGFSQFRSNIANYIYNPSFEISYSINDSNNGPSRAVLDSSGSVIYYVWIGGDKKWDVAYTFTGSGCNDYELCGNFGLCSTVLVARCGCLDGFEQKSAQNSSYGCVRKDEKICREGEGFRKISDVKWPDSTKKSVRLKVGIHNCETECLNDCSCLAYGKLEAPDIGPACVTWFDKLIDVRFVRDVGTGNDLFVRVAASELERSVRKSIIVPVVVPIISVLIFLATISFYIVRNVRRRAKADNGVTITEDLIHENELEMPIAVIEAATNNFSISNKIGKGGFGPVYKGRLSSGQEIAVKKLAERSRQGLEEFKNEVHFISQLQHRNLVKLLGFCIHEEETLLIYEYMPNKSLDYFLFDDRRRSLLNWQMRIDIIIGIARGLLYLHRDSRLRIIHRDLKAANILLDSEMKPKISDFGIARMFGEYQMETKTNTVVGTYGYMSPEYIMEGCFSFKSDVYSFGVILLEIVCGKRNHGFLHSEHNLNLLGHAWKLWNEGKTFKLIDGVLGDQFEECEALKYINVGLLCVQAHPEERPIMSSVLSMLENDNMSLIHPKEPGFYGERFVLSSNINSLSSTSNNVTITLLEDGR, from the exons ATGATGACATCCaatcatttgtttttcctcTGTTTGATACCTCTGTTTTTCGGACACTCAATCGCTGTCGACGTCTTAAAAGTAGAGCAGTCCATTAACGACACCCAAACAATTGTTTCAGCCGCCGAAAAGTTTGAATTGGGATTCTTCACTCAACCCAAGTCCTCAGATTTCAAGTATTTGGGAATATGGTACAAAGGCCTTCCCGACTATGTAGTTTGGGTCGCAAACAGAGACAACCCAGTTCTAAACTCCTCTGCCACTCTAATATTCAATACACATGGAAATTTAATTCTCGTCAATCAAACAGGTGATGTTTTTTGGTCTTCCAATTCAACAACTGCAGTTCAATATCCAATCGCTCAACTCCTAGATACAGGTAATTTCATATTGAGAGAATCAAATTCTGGACCTCAAAATTATGTGTGGCAGAGTTTTGACTATCCCTTTGATACTCTGTTACCGGGAATGAAACTCGGGTGGGACTCCAAAACCGGGCTTAACCGAAAGTTAATATCAAGAAGAAGTCAAACCGATCCTTCCTCTGGAGATCTCAGTTATGGAGTCAACACATATGGGCTTCCACAGCTTGTGGTTTGGAAAGGAAACCAGACGATGTTCAGAGGCGGGCCATGGTATGGAGATGGCTTTAGCCAATTTCGATCCAATATAGCGAACTACATCTATAATCCCTCATTTGAGATATCATATTCAATTAATGATTCAAACAATGGCCCTTCAAGAGCTGTGTTGGATTCAAGTGGTTCCGTTATATACTATGTGTGGATCGGAGGCGACAAAAAATGGGACGTAGCTTACACGTTTACAGGATCTGGGTGCAACGACTACGAGTTATGTGGAAATTTTGGTCTTTGTAGTACTGTCTTAGTAGCAAGATGTGGTTGTTTGGATGGGTTTGAACAAAAATCAGCACAAAATTCTTCATATGGGTGTGTGAGGAAGGATGAAAAGATTTGTAGAGAAGGAGAGGGGTTTAGAAAGATAAGTGATGTAAAATGGCCTGATTCCACAAAGAAATCAGTGAGATTGAAAGTGGGTATTCACAATTGCGAGACAGAGTGCTTGAATGATTGTTCTTGCTTGGCCTACGGAAAACTTGAAGCTCCTGATATCGGACCTGCCTGTGTCACATGGTTTGACAAATTGATTGATGTCAGATTTGTTCGTGATGTTGGAACTGGAAATGATCTGTTTGTGAGAGTGGCTGCTTCAGAATTAG AACGGAGTGTAAGGAAGAGTATAATAGTTCCAGTGGTAGTGCCAATCATATCAGTCTTAATCTTCTTGGCTACAATCAGCTTTTATATCGTTAGGAATGTAAGAAGAAGAGCAAAAG CAGACAATGGAGTTACAATCACTGAGGATCTCATTCATGAGAATGAACTTGAGATGCCAATTGCAGTAATTGAAGCTGCTACTaacaatttctcaatttctaaTAAGATAGGCAAAGGTGGTTTCGGACCGGTTTATAAG GGGAGACTCTCATCCGGACAAGAAATTGCAGTAAAGAAGCTAGCAGAAAGATCACGTCAAGGATTGGAGGAGTTTAAAAATGAGGTTCATTTCATTTCCCAACTTCAACATCGAAACCTCGTCAAACTTCTTGGTTTCTGCATCCATGAGGAAGAAACATTGCTTATTTATGAATACATGCCAAACAAAAGTTTGGACTACTTCCTTTTTG ATGACAGAAGACGTTCTTTACTCAATTGGCAAATGAGAATTGATATCATAATTGGCATAGCTCGAGGACTACTTTATCTTCATCGAGATTCAAGACTTCGGATAATTCATAGAGATCTTAAAGctgcaaatattttattagacAGCGAAATGAAGCCAAAGATTTCAGACTTTGGAATTGCACGCATGTTTGGCGAATAtcaaatggaaacaaaaacaaacacagTTGTTGGAACCTA TGGTTATATGTCTCCAGAATATATAATGGAAGGttgtttttcattcaaatcagATGTTTACAGCTTTGGAGTTATACTTTTAGAGATAGTTTGCGGCAAAAGGAACCATGGTTTTCTTCACTCAGAACATAATCTGAATCTTCTCGGACAC GCATGGAAGCTTTGGAATGAAGGgaaaactttcaaattaatagATGGAGTGTTGGGTGATCAATTTGAAGAATGCGAAGCACTGAAATACATAAACGTTGGACTTTTATGTGTTCAAGCACATCCGGAAGAGAGACCAATTATGTCATCCGTGCTTTCGATGTTAGAAAATGATAACATGTCGTTGATCCATCCAAAAGAGCCTGGGTTTTATGGGGAAAGATTTGTATTATCTTCTAATATTAACTCATTGTCTTCTACTTCTAATAATGTTACTATTACATTGTTAGAGGATGGTCGTTGA